One Bacteroidota bacterium genomic region harbors:
- a CDS encoding response regulator: MSTLRFVLIEDSLATAEMIKDFLNMTFPDSDVLIYTTGEEAIQKINIKPDLFIIDYNLDSVNPKALRGIQIMMKLRNEYKAPVIFLSSEDSETLAANTLKAGADDYVTKNSHDSFSRLEISIRNILNSTHLKEEVARHRRFIGILVTVLVVLVAIVLYMRTLS, translated from the coding sequence ATGAGTACATTACGTTTCGTTCTGATTGAAGACAGCCTCGCTACAGCTGAAATGATTAAGGATTTTTTAAACATGACTTTTCCGGATTCTGATGTATTGATTTATACAACCGGTGAGGAAGCGATTCAAAAGATTAATATCAAACCCGATCTTTTCATCATCGATTACAATCTGGATTCTGTAAATCCAAAAGCTTTGAGAGGTATTCAGATCATGATGAAACTTCGCAATGAATACAAAGCTCCAGTTATTTTCCTTAGTTCTGAAGACAGCGAAACGCTTGCAGCGAATACACTCAAAGCAGGTGCCGATGATTACGTGACAAAAAATAGTCACGATTCATTCAGCCGTCTGGAAATTTCAATCCGGAATATTCTAAACAGTACTCATCTCAAAGAAGAAGTTGCACGACACAGAAGGTTTATTGGTATCCTGGTAACGGTATTGGTAGTTCTTGTAGCGATTGTTCTTTACATGCGAACGCTGTCCTGA
- a CDS encoding metal-dependent hydrolase encodes MFLGAICAAIPDLDAIGFHYGVPYDSLWGHRGITHSISFSLLLAFIVVSVFYKREKPFTKNYFSLLFYFFLATLSHPLLDMLTNGGLGVALFAPFTNERYFFPFHPIRVAPISVGGFFTSRGWEVFKSEFIWVWIPGLILLLIVKIIKKGK; translated from the coding sequence ATTTTTCTTGGAGCTATCTGCGCTGCTATTCCGGATCTTGACGCAATCGGATTTCATTATGGTGTTCCTTACGATTCACTCTGGGGTCATCGTGGAATCACCCATTCCATATCATTCTCCCTGCTGCTCGCATTCATTGTTGTTTCCGTATTTTATAAACGCGAAAAGCCTTTTACAAAGAATTACTTCTCTTTATTGTTCTATTTTTTTCTGGCAACACTCTCGCATCCTTTACTTGACATGCTCACCAATGGTGGTCTCGGTGTCGCGCTTTTTGCGCCATTCACAAATGAGCGATACTTCTTCCCATTTCATCCGATTCGTGTGGCACCAATAAGTGTTGGTGGTTTTTTTACTTCGCGAGGCTGGGAAGTATTCAAAAGCGAATTTATCTGGGTGTGGATACCCGGATTGATTCTTTTGCTGATTGTAAAAATAATTAAGAAGGGAAAATAA
- a CDS encoding MFS transporter, whose translation MGNTNQAISKGALPTLVTVFFFWGFVAASNGIFIPFCKSHFNLDQFQSQLIDTSFYGAYFFGSLLLYLFSAISGVDILNRIGYKNGIIIGLSMSVVGAVSLAFIASGEHATFGMVLTCFFIIALGFSLQQTAAQPFAIALGNPATGAHRLNFAGGVNSLGTLLGPLAVSYVLFGDLNNEGTATIQSIRTVYLILGGLFFLVAFFFLTSKKLPTIRLEEHVENSSKAMSLLFMIAVPTIVLLFFNTMFGENEKIFLVLGSLVIILGLLFYALFAAQKSPKGWGAMQYPQLVLGMIAIFVYVGMEVTVQSNMGALLRQPEFGGLDAKFISQFISLYWGSLMIGRWTGAVAVFNLKKSTKQILTVLVPLIAFAIILFVNYLRGNDVTNLYIYIICVLFLIAAFFYANERPARMLFTMAAFGSIAMLIGLLTEGQVSTFAFISGGLCCSVMWPCIFALAIAGLGKYTSQGSAFLIMMILGGAIIPPAQGVICDFDKISPGGIGGLSYTHFSYVVPLICFVYMVWHALRTKKILKAQGMDFDQQVSAGH comes from the coding sequence ATGGGAAACACCAACCAGGCTATCAGCAAAGGGGCGCTGCCAACACTTGTAACTGTATTCTTTTTCTGGGGATTCGTGGCGGCTTCGAATGGAATATTTATTCCATTTTGTAAGTCTCACTTTAATCTCGATCAATTTCAATCACAGCTGATTGATACGTCTTTCTACGGTGCATACTTTTTCGGTTCCCTCCTGCTTTATCTGTTTTCTGCCATTTCCGGGGTGGATATTCTCAACAGAATCGGATATAAAAACGGCATCATCATCGGACTGAGCATGTCTGTTGTCGGGGCTGTATCACTTGCATTTATCGCATCCGGGGAGCATGCGACATTTGGAATGGTACTCACTTGTTTCTTTATCATTGCTCTCGGATTTTCGTTACAGCAAACTGCAGCACAGCCTTTCGCCATTGCACTCGGGAATCCGGCAACTGGAGCCCATCGATTAAATTTCGCGGGAGGTGTAAATTCGCTGGGAACATTACTCGGTCCACTGGCAGTAAGTTATGTTTTGTTCGGAGATCTGAACAATGAAGGCACTGCCACGATTCAATCGATACGAACCGTATACCTGATCCTTGGCGGCTTATTTTTTCTTGTCGCTTTTTTCTTTTTGACTTCTAAAAAACTTCCTACTATCCGGCTTGAGGAGCATGTTGAAAACAGTTCAAAGGCGATGTCTTTACTCTTCATGATCGCGGTTCCTACCATTGTCCTTTTGTTTTTCAATACCATGTTTGGTGAAAATGAAAAAATATTTCTGGTACTGGGCTCGCTGGTCATCATCCTTGGTTTATTGTTTTACGCGCTTTTTGCGGCACAAAAAAGTCCGAAAGGCTGGGGCGCGATGCAATACCCTCAACTCGTACTCGGCATGATCGCGATTTTCGTGTATGTCGGAATGGAAGTAACCGTTCAAAGCAATATGGGCGCATTGTTGCGTCAGCCTGAATTTGGCGGACTGGACGCGAAATTTATTTCACAGTTTATTTCTCTCTATTGGGGAAGTCTGATGATTGGACGATGGACCGGAGCCGTTGCCGTATTCAATTTGAAAAAATCAACGAAGCAAATTCTCACAGTGCTAGTTCCATTGATTGCTTTCGCGATTATTTTATTTGTGAATTATCTCCGCGGAAACGATGTTACAAATCTTTATATCTATATTATTTGTGTACTCTTTTTGATTGCGGCATTTTTCTATGCGAATGAACGTCCTGCACGCATGCTGTTTACGATGGCGGCATTTGGATCCATTGCCATGTTGATTGGTTTATTGACCGAGGGACAGGTAAGTACATTTGCTTTCATCAGTGGTGGTTTGTGCTGTTCAGTCATGTGGCCTTGCATCTTTGCTCTGGCAATCGCCGGACTCGGAAAATATACCAGCCAGGGATCCGCATTTTTAATCATGATGATTCTTGGTGGAGCGATCATTCCTCCTGCTCAGGGAGTTATTTGTGATTTCGATAAAATCAGCCCTGGAGGAATTGGCGGACTTAGCTATACTCATTTTAGCTACGTCGTACCTTTGATTTGCTTTGTTTATATGGTGTGGCATGCATTACGCACGAAAAAAATTCTCAAGGCACAGGGTATGGATTTTGATCAGCAGGTATCAGCCGGGCACTAA
- a CDS encoding response regulator, translated as MHALRIVVIEDDRQNAEMIKDFIQTNYAKAELALYATGEEAISNTTITPDLFIIDYNLDSVNPNALDGIQIMMKLRDEHDAPVIFLSSQENATIAANAIMYGADDYVAKNNQDSFNRLGIAIHNVLHNIYLQRDIVKQRRFIGIVVFLMLTLLSGFLLTRLMS; from the coding sequence ATGCACGCTCTCAGAATTGTAGTGATTGAAGATGACCGGCAGAATGCTGAAATGATCAAAGATTTTATTCAGACAAATTATGCAAAAGCCGAACTCGCGCTGTATGCGACAGGAGAGGAGGCAATCAGTAATACAACCATCACACCTGATCTTTTTATTATTGATTACAATCTGGATTCTGTGAACCCAAATGCACTGGATGGAATTCAAATCATGATGAAACTTCGCGATGAACACGATGCTCCGGTGATTTTTCTGAGTTCACAGGAAAATGCAACCATTGCCGCCAACGCGATCATGTATGGCGCGGATGATTATGTGGCGAAAAATAATCAGGACTCATTCAATCGTCTGGGAATCGCTATCCACAATGTATTGCACAATATTTATCTGCAAAGGGATATCGTTAAACAAAGACGCTTCATCGGAATCGTTGTATTTTTAATGCTCACACTTCTTTCCGGATTTTTACTGACGCGTCTCATGTCCTGA
- the tnpA gene encoding IS200/IS605 family transposase: MSFVKIMIHAVWGTKNRYPFLTKEIRDKVIQHIKQNAKTKEIYIDRLNGHTEHLHCLMSLNADMSIAKAMQLIKGESAFWINKEKITKRKFEWANEYYAASVSESILGKVRAYIDNQEEHHKKKTFEQEHEEFISKYDIKIQG; the protein is encoded by the coding sequence ATGTCATTCGTCAAAATAATGATTCATGCCGTTTGGGGAACAAAGAACAGATATCCATTTCTCACCAAAGAAATTCGTGATAAGGTGATTCAGCACATCAAACAAAATGCAAAGACCAAAGAAATTTATATCGACAGGTTGAATGGCCATACAGAGCATTTGCACTGTTTGATGAGCCTGAATGCAGACATGAGTATTGCAAAAGCAATGCAATTGATAAAAGGAGAATCCGCATTTTGGATTAACAAAGAAAAGATTACAAAAAGAAAATTCGAATGGGCTAATGAATACTATGCCGCATCAGTGAGCGAATCGATTCTCGGCAAAGTCAGAGCGTACATCGACAACCAGGAGGAGCATCACAAAAAGAAAACTTTCGAGCAGGAGCATGAGGAGTTCATCAGCAAATACGACATCAAAATTCAGGGCTAA
- a CDS encoding T9SS type A sorting domain-containing protein — MKTINQIYLRLFALLMLSPLLSFSADYYWVGGSGNWSDYANHWATSSGGSSFHASIPTLNDNVFVDNNSFTATGQTLLLDSTFYYCKSIDWTGVQFSPELQGNGAILYIYGSLILDPNMTISQTDLVFRANGPGNTVTTSNHVLERIYFEGSGDYSLGDNLNCLQDINLVSGSLDANSFDITCRSVISEIGSTLTTGDINLNLDGRWNDAMTTRKVELKGTVLNTSSTNLFFHCNIGSVIGYPNPMIVDSITFTNTGSVQFATANYLYLPGSCNVYQSNIGRGDFGTASDAYLTGCTFDTLQGKNFVFNGDTTTITVNNLFEMRSDCNGLGEMRSFNSPSGYGVLNVPSGNVVVNWVKMSGIHTAGGATFTANNVIDNGNNAGWTLNALTSRNMYWIGGSGNWNDPNHWSLSSGGGTAGCSPTQLDNVFFDNNSFSGNDTISTNEYDYAVNSLTFSGLTTSPLLQATFISVHGSLTLDPLVRSSVISFRFLSDLPGQTITTSGVALNYADFLGSGSYQLQDSLFASEIYVESGSLDMNSYRMDANIINAYSGTTLDATNATLSSKELTLNGTVTGSAFAHLLFNRNNGVLFEPGNFQSITFMQDGVILSPVSSHSIASSGTLEIDSSCTFVLGDFYGETTFHADMSIDSLSLFNSGFALNLDSGTTLSIANSIVTYANCNSLISIRSSSSGDIANISSPSGNHILDYVQIRDINATGGGTFTANNSVDAGNNSGWTINSIAPRTVYWVGGNGNWSDPIHWSLSSGGGGGACAPTAVDIVIIDQNSGLSGGTLTMDVSNASASIVNFQNAGANVTVSGDNLSVFNSIYLTQGMNWNLQNLYLNPSNTGGFIQTDGTALNYIVVDGTGTIQQNDPTYATELNIHAGSFDVNGFDLSASSIHSAPGTNFLSGPVTLTVANFYIEGSISNTNSTDVVCQIFPPAHSINGMLLFRCSGTFRDITVMNDGLTFLMTDVNCRVLTAYGDMSYSGYASIDTIQKVVAFGNLTFQFAYTDTLFLNNPGKTVNMAYSVTIGSELIANGTPAFPVLIQGGNSMNLIKSSGQVCLSDVILSNVPASGGAQFYAGQGCVDLGGNTGWQFTPCTVLSDVWPGDANYDLDCNNLDILNIGIAFGETGPVRSGASLAWAAQPANDFGNWFSSAVNMKHADCDGNGVVDYADTLAVNQNYSLNHPARLSNLPNHINSVLPPLTLVASPDTVAPSATVFVDVMLGEQNLPVDSLYGIAFSVFYDPSLINGSSLHADFTGSWLGTIGTDMIGFVKNNVAESRVDFALCRTDHQNIYGGFGHLVLFDVVVVDNISTISDALFSISNVTALTYTQYSMAIGRLNDTITINPLLGVPGIKNPTPQFFIFPNPAKDKVTVLAHDANLKMVKVYDMQGREVISENPGVNEFTLELGELSSGIYEIRCITDQGDYHSRLQVTGR; from the coding sequence ATGAAAACGATCAACCAAATTTATCTGAGGCTTTTCGCCCTGTTGATGCTCTCTCCTTTATTAAGCTTTTCCGCCGACTATTATTGGGTTGGTGGTTCGGGTAACTGGAGCGATTATGCTAACCATTGGGCTACCAGCAGCGGAGGCTCCAGCTTCCATGCTTCCATTCCGACACTCAATGACAATGTATTTGTCGACAATAACTCTTTCACAGCAACCGGTCAGACGCTGCTGCTGGATTCTACTTTTTACTATTGTAAAAGTATTGACTGGACAGGCGTTCAGTTTTCTCCTGAATTGCAGGGGAACGGAGCAATACTATATATATATGGATCGCTGATCCTGGATCCGAATATGACAATCAGCCAAACGGATCTCGTCTTTCGTGCGAATGGTCCGGGAAACACCGTGACTACGTCAAATCATGTTCTCGAAAGAATTTATTTCGAAGGCTCCGGTGATTATTCATTGGGTGATAACCTTAATTGTTTGCAGGACATTAATCTCGTTTCCGGAAGCCTGGACGCGAATTCATTTGATATTACTTGTCGTTCTGTCATTTCCGAAATAGGAAGTACACTCACCACCGGTGATATTAATTTGAATTTGGATGGACGTTGGAACGATGCAATGACAACCAGAAAGGTGGAACTCAAAGGCACTGTATTGAATACCTCATCTACCAATCTTTTCTTTCATTGCAATATCGGTTCCGTTATCGGATATCCCAATCCGATGATCGTTGATTCCATCACATTTACAAATACCGGCTCCGTACAATTTGCAACCGCGAATTATTTGTATCTGCCGGGCAGTTGTAATGTGTATCAAAGTAATATCGGTCGTGGTGATTTTGGTACTGCCAGCGACGCATACCTTACCGGCTGTACGTTTGATACTCTCCAGGGAAAAAACTTCGTATTCAATGGTGATACCACGACCATCACGGTGAACAATTTGTTTGAAATGCGTTCCGACTGCAATGGTCTGGGAGAAATGCGTTCGTTCAATTCACCTTCAGGTTATGGCGTGCTGAATGTACCTTCCGGAAACGTGGTGGTAAACTGGGTAAAAATGTCAGGAATTCATACTGCCGGAGGCGCGACATTCACAGCAAACAATGTTATTGATAACGGAAATAATGCTGGCTGGACTCTCAATGCGCTTACTTCAAGAAACATGTATTGGATTGGCGGAAGCGGCAACTGGAACGACCCGAATCATTGGTCTTTGAGCAGTGGTGGCGGTACTGCCGGCTGCAGTCCTACACAACTTGATAATGTATTCTTCGATAACAATTCGTTTAGCGGAAATGACACTATAAGTACCAACGAATATGATTATGCAGTGAATTCGCTCACATTTTCAGGCTTGACAACAAGTCCGCTTCTTCAAGCAACATTCATCTCTGTGCACGGTTCATTGACGCTCGATCCTTTGGTTAGAAGTAGTGTAATTAGTTTCCGATTCCTTTCCGATCTGCCCGGTCAAACAATCACCACATCCGGTGTTGCATTGAACTATGCTGATTTTCTTGGAAGCGGAAGTTATCAGTTGCAGGATTCGCTCTTCGCATCTGAAATATATGTGGAGTCAGGATCGCTCGATATGAATAGCTATCGGATGGATGCCAATATCATCAATGCTTACTCCGGCACCACCCTGGATGCAACAAACGCTACACTTTCTTCAAAAGAACTCACACTGAATGGTACAGTGACCGGTTCTGCATTTGCCCACCTCCTGTTCAACAGAAATAATGGAGTGTTGTTTGAGCCCGGGAATTTTCAAAGTATTACATTCATGCAAGATGGAGTAATCCTGTCACCTGTAAGCAGCCATTCTATTGCTTCATCCGGCACGCTTGAAATTGACAGCAGCTGTACTTTTGTGCTAGGAGATTTTTATGGGGAAACCACCTTTCATGCGGATATGTCAATCGACTCTTTGAGTTTGTTCAACTCCGGTTTCGCTTTGAATCTGGATTCAGGAACGACACTTAGTATTGCGAATTCGATTGTGACATATGCGAATTGCAATTCTCTGATTAGCATTCGTTCTTCCAGCTCAGGAGATATCGCGAACATCTCGTCTCCTTCCGGTAACCATATCCTGGATTATGTACAAATCAGGGATATCAATGCTACAGGTGGAGGTACATTCACCGCCAACAATAGTGTTGATGCCGGAAATAACAGTGGATGGACAATCAATTCAATTGCTCCCCGAACTGTCTATTGGGTTGGTGGAAATGGAAACTGGAGCGACCCGATTCATTGGTCACTGAGCAGTGGAGGAGGTGGCGGAGCATGCGCGCCGACTGCCGTTGACATTGTTATAATAGATCAGAATTCCGGACTTTCTGGCGGAACGCTGACTATGGATGTGTCGAATGCATCTGCTTCCATCGTTAATTTTCAGAATGCAGGAGCAAATGTAACCGTGAGTGGCGATAACTTAAGTGTGTTCAATTCAATTTACCTGACTCAGGGTATGAATTGGAATTTGCAAAACTTATATCTCAATCCATCCAACACCGGAGGCTTTATTCAAACTGATGGAACAGCATTGAATTATATTGTTGTGGATGGAACAGGAACAATTCAACAAAATGATCCGACCTATGCGACTGAACTGAATATACATGCAGGAAGTTTTGATGTAAATGGTTTTGATCTGAGTGCATCCAGTATTCACAGTGCTCCTGGCACTAATTTCCTGAGTGGCCCTGTTACACTCACTGTCGCTAATTTTTATATCGAAGGATCTATCAGCAATACCAATTCAACTGATGTTGTTTGTCAGATCTTCCCTCCAGCCCACAGCATTAACGGCATGCTTTTGTTCCGATGCTCCGGCACATTCCGTGATATCACAGTGATGAATGACGGACTTACATTCCTGATGACAGATGTAAATTGCAGAGTACTTACAGCCTATGGAGATATGAGTTATTCCGGATACGCTTCAATAGATACAATTCAGAAAGTTGTAGCATTCGGGAATTTGACTTTTCAATTTGCTTATACTGATACATTGTTTCTCAACAATCCGGGAAAGACTGTAAACATGGCTTACTCGGTCACAATCGGCAGTGAGCTGATCGCTAACGGTACTCCCGCTTTTCCCGTCCTGATCCAGGGCGGAAATTCGATGAACCTGATAAAATCATCCGGACAGGTGTGTCTCAGTGATGTAATCTTAAGTAATGTTCCTGCAAGTGGAGGCGCACAGTTTTATGCCGGACAAGGTTGCGTTGACCTTGGCGGAAATACGGGCTGGCAATTTACTCCGTGTACTGTTCTTTCGGATGTATGGCCCGGTGATGCCAATTACGATCTGGATTGTAATAACCTCGACATCCTCAATATTGGAATCGCGTTTGGTGAAACAGGACCAGTCCGCAGCGGTGCATCGCTAGCATGGGCTGCTCAGCCGGCAAATGATTTTGGCAACTGGTTTAGCAGTGCGGTCAATATGAAACATGCGGATTGCGATGGGAATGGAGTAGTAGACTACGCAGATACGCTTGCCGTGAATCAGAATTATAGTTTGAATCACCCTGCTCGACTGAGCAATCTTCCAAATCATATTAATTCAGTATTACCTCCTTTGACCTTGGTGGCATCTCCGGATACGGTGGCTCCCTCCGCTACTGTATTCGTTGATGTCATGCTCGGCGAACAAAATCTTCCGGTGGATAGTCTATACGGAATCGCCTTCAGTGTCTTTTATGATCCTTCACTGATTAATGGCAGCTCACTCCATGCGGATTTTACCGGTTCATGGCTCGGGACGATCGGTACTGACATGATTGGATTTGTGAAAAATAATGTCGCTGAAAGCCGCGTGGATTTTGCATTGTGCAGAACGGATCATCAAAACATTTATGGAGGATTCGGCCATCTGGTTTTATTCGATGTGGTAGTGGTAGACAATATCTCAACCATCAGCGATGCATTGTTCAGTATCTCCAATGTAACTGCGCTTACATACACTCAATATTCTATGGCTATTGGAAGGTTGAATGACACCATAACTATAAACCCATTGCTTGGCGTTCCGGGAATTAAAAATCCAACCCCGCAATTCTTCATTTTCCCTAACCCTGCAAAAGATAAAGTAACTGTACTTGCACACGATGCCAATCTGAAAATGGTAAAAGTCTACGATATGCAAGGTAGAGAAGTGATTTCGGAAAATCCGGGAGTGAATGAATTCACACTTGAACTTGGTGAACTTAGTTCCGGTATTTATGAAATCCGTTGCATCACTGATCAGGGAGATTATCATTCCAGATTGCAGGTGACTGGCCGATGA
- a CDS encoding DUF1801 domain-containing protein, protein MPLSTEVKAEILKKLKSALRKCSPPMVISKETEESMELMGNKPVPYGYDKKIVPGMYFSSFVARKDMVSFYFFPMYMHAEFNDIIPTMIKTLKGKTCFNIKKPEQIDEKELAALLKKGVAAWKKMGYMK, encoded by the coding sequence ATGCCCCTCAGTACGGAAGTAAAAGCGGAAATATTAAAGAAACTGAAATCCGCGCTCAGGAAATGTTCCCCACCCATGGTAATTTCTAAGGAGACTGAAGAAAGTATGGAGCTGATGGGAAACAAACCGGTGCCTTATGGGTATGACAAGAAAATTGTACCCGGAATGTATTTTTCGAGCTTCGTTGCAAGAAAAGACATGGTCAGTTTTTACTTTTTCCCAATGTACATGCATGCAGAATTTAACGACATCATACCTACCATGATCAAGACCCTTAAAGGGAAAACCTGTTTTAATATCAAGAAGCCCGAACAAATCGATGAAAAGGAACTGGCGGCATTGCTGAAAAAAGGAGTAGCCGCCTGGAAGAAAATGGGCTATATGAAATGA
- a CDS encoding PAS domain S-box protein, translating into MNFALNPPEGVIGFEELMNRIVDGVVALDTKGVCTYLNPTAISVLSKYNLDILGKNILDEFHLIENQEFYRAIQKAQETQKAHFLEDYYPTYNKWYHFSIYPSTTGTTLIVKEITDQKKVWNPVFETDKKYQILFDKNPIPMWAVDIKSLSFIDVNQAAVNHYGYSREEFLSMTSFDIRPEEEWENFKQHVKQTNDQESYSGIWKHQKKDGSIIFAEIYYHTVVLHERRIRLVLSIDVTEEILVKQKLKSSEQRFRALVEGSENAIFIVDENGKNLEVNHSATSLLGYSESVLKSFNIMQLFDCTDEQKVIWFDIFRNGTTGLTLKNLICHDGTIVPVEVAGTKLPDGRIIFTIKNISEKIRNENEIRKSNERFNYVLKATNDGVWEANLKTGEAWWSDHLYAMLKYKPGEFPMDAATFESLIHPDDRARVMNGLANTLKSDSPFWSDEFRGRCSDGSYGIYYDRAYILRNEKGEPEKMIGTAMDLTGLKKYETDLAESENRLRTIVQSEPECIKTVDANGIILEMNPAGMEILEASNASQVVGKRVLDIINENYRKTYAESSELVFLGQSFKQEFEITTLRGNRKWVESHVVPLRNSTGEITSSLAISRDITANKKAEQEMILMNERLRLLSSHLLNVREDERTLIAREIHDELGQQLTSLKIDLSWLRKKLPNADHQVDDKVQSMISLIDDTVKSVRRISTELRPGILDDLGLIAALEWQSQEFEKRTGIKTDFSTSIGEEGYDKSMATGIFRVFQESLTNIARHSGATKVKSSLLQKNGTITLSVRDNGQGFDKNKLKTIKTLGLMGMQERAMMMGGDLKIDSGDGTQIVLIVPIQKQS; encoded by the coding sequence ATGAATTTTGCACTCAATCCTCCGGAAGGAGTTATCGGTTTTGAAGAATTGATGAACAGGATTGTGGATGGGGTTGTGGCCCTTGACACCAAAGGTGTGTGCACTTATCTCAATCCAACTGCAATTTCTGTTCTTTCAAAATATAACTTAGACATTCTTGGCAAGAATATTCTTGATGAGTTTCATTTGATCGAGAACCAGGAATTTTACAGGGCTATCCAAAAAGCACAGGAGACACAGAAAGCGCACTTTCTTGAAGACTATTATCCTACCTACAATAAGTGGTATCATTTTTCAATTTATCCTTCCACAACGGGTACAACTTTAATTGTAAAGGAAATTACTGATCAGAAAAAGGTCTGGAATCCCGTTTTTGAGACGGATAAAAAATACCAGATTCTGTTTGACAAGAATCCAATTCCGATGTGGGCGGTGGATATTAAAAGTTTGAGTTTTATTGACGTCAATCAGGCAGCTGTTAATCATTATGGTTATTCCAGAGAAGAGTTTTTATCCATGACATCATTTGATATCCGGCCGGAAGAAGAATGGGAGAATTTTAAACAGCATGTAAAACAAACGAATGATCAGGAGAGCTATAGTGGTATCTGGAAGCATCAAAAAAAAGATGGTTCAATAATTTTTGCAGAGATCTATTATCATACAGTTGTCTTGCACGAAAGACGCATACGTTTGGTCCTTTCTATCGATGTCACTGAAGAAATTCTGGTTAAACAAAAATTAAAAAGCAGCGAACAACGATTCCGTGCATTGGTTGAAGGTTCTGAGAATGCGATTTTTATTGTGGACGAGAACGGGAAAAATCTTGAAGTGAATCACAGTGCTACAAGTTTGTTGGGTTATTCGGAATCTGTTTTGAAGAGCTTCAACATCATGCAGCTTTTTGACTGTACGGATGAGCAAAAGGTTATCTGGTTTGACATTTTCCGGAATGGGACAACCGGGCTAACATTAAAAAATCTCATTTGCCATGATGGTACCATAGTACCCGTTGAAGTTGCCGGAACAAAATTACCGGATGGCCGGATTATTTTCACCATAAAAAATATCAGCGAAAAAATCCGTAATGAAAATGAGATCCGGAAATCAAACGAACGGTTCAATTACGTATTGAAAGCTACAAACGATGGAGTTTGGGAGGCTAATTTGAAAACCGGGGAAGCCTGGTGGAGTGATCATTTGTACGCCATGTTGAAGTATAAACCGGGGGAATTTCCAATGGATGCGGCAACATTTGAAAGCTTGATTCATCCTGATGACCGGGCAAGAGTTATGAATGGTCTGGCCAATACACTAAAATCAGACAGTCCGTTTTGGTCCGACGAATTCCGGGGAAGATGTTCTGATGGAAGTTACGGTATTTATTATGACAGAGCTTACATCCTGCGCAATGAAAAAGGAGAACCTGAAAAAATGATTGGGACTGCCATGGATCTGACAGGTTTGAAAAAATACGAAACGGATCTTGCTGAAAGCGAAAATCGTTTACGAACCATTGTTCAATCAGAACCGGAGTGTATCAAAACAGTTGATGCAAATGGAATTATACTTGAAATGAATCCTGCCGGAATGGAAATACTGGAAGCTTCCAATGCATCACAAGTTGTAGGGAAACGGGTTCTAGATATAATTAATGAAAATTACAGAAAAACATATGCCGAAAGTTCTGAACTTGTTTTTTTGGGACAATCCTTCAAGCAGGAATTTGAAATTACCACTCTTCGTGGTAATCGCAAATGGGTGGAATCGCATGTTGTTCCTCTACGAAATTCCACAGGGGAAATCACTTCTTCTCTTGCAATTTCACGCGACATCACGGCAAATAAAAAGGCAGAACAGGAAATGATTCTCATGAATGAAAGGCTTAGGCTTCTTTCTTCACATCTGCTCAATGTACGCGAAGACGAACGTACTCTCATCGCCCGTGAAATTCACGACGAACTGGGTCAGCAGCTCACCAGTCTGAAAATAGATTTGTCCTGGTTACGTAAAAAGTTGCCGAATGCTGACCATCAAGTGGATGACAAAGTACAAAGTATGATTTCTCTGATAGACGATACTGTGAAATCTGTTCGTCGAATTTCAACCGAACTTCGTCCTGGAATTCTTGATGACCTCGGACTGATCGCCGCACTGGAATGGCAAAGTCAGGAATTTGAGAAACGTACCGGAATAAAAACAGATTTTTCAACCAGCATTGGAGAAGAGGGCTACGACAAATCCATGGCCACAGGCATCTTCCGTGTTTTCCAGGAATCCCTCACAAATATCGCCAGGCATTCCGGAGCGACAAAAGTTAAAAGCTCCCTACTCCAAAAAAACGGAACTATCACTTTGTCGGTGAGGGACAATGGACAGGGTTTCGATAAAAATAAATTAAAAACGATCAAGACTCTTGGACTCATGGGTATGCAGGAACGTGCCATGATGATGGGTGGAGATTTGAAAATAGATTCTGGTGACGGTACTCAAATTGTTTTAATAGTGCCGATTCAAAAACAATCCTGA